The Nitrospirota bacterium genomic sequence GAATATCAGAGAGCAATTTCTGGAGAAAAAACATCTGACTGCAGGAAGGTTTGTCATGCGTGCGGGCTGAAATGTAAAGAAGTTAAGAGTGAAGACGGTAAATCCATTTTCGTGTCATTGCGAGGCGAAGCCGAAGCAATCTCAGAAGGTGAGATTCCTCGCTTTGCTCGGAATGACAAGCCGGAAATAGTGCGTATTCGCGTAGAATTCTCAAAATCAGGTGTTTTGAAATATCTATCTCATCTCGAACTTGTTACAGCGATATTCCGCGCAATGAGGAGGGCAGAGATACCAATGAGGTATTCGCAGGGATTTCATCCATCACCAAAAGTTGCTTTCGGGCCTGCTCTCGGCGTGGGCATCGCAGGCCTCAGAGAATACTTTGATATGGAGATAACACCGCCGTTTGATATAGAATATTTTATACCGAGGATGAATTCTGTTCTGCCGGAAGGCTTAAAAATAAAGGATGCTGTTTTAATATCTGACAAAGAGCCGTCCCTGAGCAGTTTCATATCACGGTACGAATATGAAATAATCTGTGATGACTCAGCGGTAGTAAGTGTCATTGCGAAGGACAGAGACCTGAAGCAATCCCAAGACGAGATTGCTTCGCTTTCGGCTTGCAATGACAAGCAAAAGGATCAAAATAGCAATAATATTGAAGACATCAAGGTGCTTGATAGAGAAACAGTCAGATTGACTCTTGTTGACGGCAAGGATAAAAAACCAAAGCTCAGCGAGATAATCCCTGAGATATTCGGTGTATCATATAAAGAGCTTGATATAACAAGGGTTGCGATGTACGGCTGGAAGGGCGAATGGTCGCTGCCTCTCGGAATTGAGCCGCAACGACTGGAAAGGAATATAACATGGTTAGCGAAATCCTGATTAATGCAACACATGAAGAAATAAGAGTAGCTCTCCTTGAAGGCGGGCAGGTGGTTGAATTCTATATTGAGAGGAAGCGCGATGCAAGCCTTGTCGGCAATATCTATAAGGGAAAGGTTGTCAAGATACTTCCGGGAATGCAGTCTGCCTTTATTGATATCGGGCTTGAAAGGGCGGCATTTCTTTATGTTGCAGACATAAGGGCTGACATCGAAGAATACGCTCCGTTTCTTGAAGAGGAAGAAAAAGGCGATTCCGTAGAATTTATCTCGCGCAAAGGCAGGTCGGATCTTGCCATAGAAGACCTCCTTCAGCCCGGGCAGGAAATCCTCGTCCATGCCTCAAAAGACCCTATAGGCAGCAAAGGCGCGCGTGTGACATCATACATCACGCTGCCGGGCCGCTATCTGGTGCTTATGCCGAATGTTGAGCATGTAGGCATTTCAAGGAGAATTGCCGATGAGCAGGAGAGGACGCGGTTAAAAACAATCGCAGAAACAATAAAGCCGAAAGGTTATGGGCTTATAATCAGGACTGCCAGCGAAAGATGCAGTGAAGAAGAACTGAAAAAGGATTTGGATTTTCTTATTCTGCTGTGGGAAAACATACAGAGGAAAAAAGAAAAGGTAACAGCGCCTTCTCTGCTTTACAGCGACCTTGATCTGGTATTCAGAAGCGTCAGAGACCTGCTTACGCAGGACGTTGAGAGACTTGTTATTGATTCTGCCGAGGAGTATGAAAGGATAAAGGAATTTGTCAGGACCTATTTCTCAAAGCTCCTTGACAAGATAATTTTCTATGAAGGGCAGGAGCCGGTATTTGATGCATTCGGTGTAGAACTGGATATCTCAAGGGCGCTCGGCAGAAGGGTCTGGCTCAAGTCAGGAGGCTATATCGTGACTGATCAGACAGAGGCGATGACTGTAATAGACGTCAATACAGGGAAGTTTGTCGGCAAGGACGATTTGGAGGACACGATATTAAAGACAAATCTTGAGGCTGTAAAGGAGATCGCATACCAGATAAGGCTGAGGAATCTCGGCGGAATAATAATAGTTGACTTCATTGATATGGAAAAACTGGAAAACAGGGAGAAGGTGTTTAACGCATTTGTTGAGGCGATGAAAAAAGACAGGGCGAAAAACACAATCCTGCATATATCAGAACTCGGGCTTATACAGATGACAAGGAAGCGCGTAAGGGAAAGCCTCGGCAGGACTCTCTGCGAGCCTTGTCCTTACTGTGAGGGAAAGGGGTTTGTGAAATCTCCGCGCACGCTCTGTTATGAAATATTCAGGGATATAAGCAAGCTTGCGATGCATGGTAGCGAAAAGATAATCATTACTGCCCATCCTTCTGTCGCGGAACTCCTGTCTGACGAAGAGAGGCTTGGCATTGAAGATATTGAGAACAAATACGGCATTAAGGTAATTATTAAAGAGAGCAATGTCCTTCATCAGGAGAAGTACGAGATAAATTCGCTGTAACCAAATACAGGAAGGAATCATCTGTTGCCAAACCCCTGCATGAGTTAAAATATCCATTATGTCAAATTCCAAACTTGAAAAATTAAATAACATCCTCAAAGAGATGGAAAGCGCTGTGCTTGCCTATTCAGGGGGTGTTGACAGCACGCTCCTGTTAAAAGCGATTCAGCTTTCAGGCATAAGGGCGCTTGCAGTAATAGCCGTTTCTGAAACCATGCCTGAAAATGATTTGTTATTTTCAAAAAAAATGTGTGAGGAGACAGGCATAAATCAGCTCATTATAAAAACAGAGGAGCTGAACATAGAGAATTTTGCAAAGAATCCTCATGACAGGTGCTTCTATTGCAAAGACGAACTATTCAGTAAGATACGGGAAATAGCAGGTGATGAGGGTTACAGGTTTGTGCTTGATGGAAGCAATCTTGATGATACGGCGGACTGGCGGCCGGGCAGAAAGGCTGCTTTAAACCACAGCGTAAGAAGCCCTTTGATAGAGGCAGGGCTGGACAAAAAAGATATAAGAGAAATATCCCGGAGGCTTAATCTTCCATCATGGGACAGGCCGTCTTCTCCATGCCTTGCATCAAGGTTTCCTTACGGAGAACAGATAACAGCAGAGGCATTACGACAGGTTGCAGAGGCGGAAGGTTTTCTGAGGTCACTGGGGTTTAAAGAATTCAGGGTGAGGCATCATAGTGATATTGCGCGGATTGAGCTTAGAGAAGAAGATATGGCTATGGCGCTTAAACCTGAGACGAGAAAAGCCATCACAGAGAAACTTAAATCCATAGGATATAAATTCGTTGTCATTGACATAGAAGGTTTCAGAAGCGGAAGGATGAACGAAGGGATAGAAAAGAAGCAAAATGAAAAACCTGCCTGATATTAAAGACCTTGAAAAGTGCGTCAGATGCGGAAGCTGTAAGGCATATTGTCCGACCTATGATGAAGACAATACAGAGGCAATGGGAGCCAGGGGCAGGCTCGCTCTTCTGAGAGGGCTTCTGCTTCAGGAGTTAAAACCCACGCCATTGCTCAATGAAAAAATTTTCAGCTGCATCCTCTGTGAGGCATGTTCCGGCCTCTGTCCGAACGGAGTTGATATAACGGAGAACATTTACAGAGGAAGGAATATGCTCAGGCAGGGAGATAAGAGGAGGAAGTATCTAAGACTTCTCGCAAAATTTTTTACCAGTAATCCTGACCTGAGCTACAAAATGCTCCAGATGTTTCAGTATGTATTGTTTCCGTATCTTATGAAAAAAGGGATTATCCCTCCTAACTTTAAGCTTCCTGAAAGTTCTTTCAAAGAAAGGACGCAGGTTTATAAGGTTCAGAAAAGGCGCGGAAGGGTGGCTATATTCACAGGTTGTGCTACCAATTTTTTATATCCTCACCTTGGGCTGTCATTAATAAACATACTCCTTAAGTCAGGTTATGAGGTGATAGTGCCCGGGGGCGAGGTATGCTGCGGAATGCCGCTGAGGGCGCTCGGGCTTGAAGAAGAAGCGCGCGAACTTGCAAAAAGAAATATGCGGATATTCGGAAAGTTAAAGGCAGAAGCGGTACTGAGCCTCTGCCCAACTTGCATTTCAGTGATAAAAAACCAATACCCAAAGATTATTAACGGCGGAATAAGCAATGCAATGGATGTGTCAAGTTTTCTTCTTGAAAGATTAGACTTTGCCCAGCCGTCACTTTTTTCACAGAAGTATGCGACAGTCACATACCATGACCCTTGCCATCTTGCATACGGGCTTGGCGTGAAAGATGAACCAAGGGGGATGCTGAAAAAAATCGGTGCAAACATCATTGAGAAAAAAGAAAATGGCTGCTGCGGTTCAGGAGGGCTTTTCAGCCTCACAAATAAAGATATTTCAGGCAGTCTTCTCAAAAAGCAGGCTGAAAGCTGTTTAAAAACAGGCGCGGCCGCTGTTGTTACAGCGTGTCCTGCCTGCATGATGCAGCTTGGCAGGGCCATTACAGGGATGCCTGTGTTTCATATCATAGAACTTATTGAGGAGGCATACTGTGACAGTGATGGGGTATAATATACGAAAATTTACTAATGAGTGCACAAGTAAAGCCTCACATTTTGTCATTCCCGCGAAAGCGGGAATCCAGAGAAAAGACTGGATTCCGTGTCAAGCACGGAATGACGGAAATGCCTATGTGAAAGTGTCTTTACTTACGGTCTTGTTAGGTAAAAGATAATAGGAGGAACAATGAAATTCTTTATTGACACAGCAAATGTAACCGAGATTAAAAAGGCATGGGAGGTCGGTGTTGTTGACGGCGTTACAACAAATCCGTCCTTAATCTCAAAAGAAGGCAGAGATCCCATCGAACTTCTTAAAGAGATATGCGGCATTGTTGACGGCCCTGTGAGCGCCGAGGTGGTTGGTTTGAAGGCAGAGGAAATGGTAAAAGAGGCAGAATCCCTTGCAAAGATACATAAAAACATAGTCGTAAAAATACCGATGACAGAAGACGGCTTAAGAGCAACAAAAAAACTTTCGGGCATGGGGATAAAGACGAATGTCACGCTCGTATTTTCTCCGAGCCAGGCGCTTCTTGCCGCTAAGGCAGGGGCAACTTATGCAAGCCCTTTTGTAGGAAGGCTTGATGACATAAGCCATTATGGAATGGGCCTTATTCAGGAGATAATGACAATCTATGAAAATTATGCGTTTGATACGCAGGTCATAGTTGCAAGCATAAGGAATCCGCTCCATGTTGTTGAGGCGGCAAAGATGGGAGCGCATGTTGCAACAATTCCGTATTCAGTGATAGCACAGCTTACAAAACATCCCTTAACAGATATTGGGATTGAAAAGTTCTTAAAAGACTGGGAAAAAGTTCCGAAGAAATAACTGAAAAGAAAGTGTTTTTTTGTCATTCCCGCTTGTCGGGAATCGTTCCCCTGTCAGAATCGTAAAGAAAGATTCTGGACAAGCCAGAATGACAGACCAAGGCAACTCGGAATAAAGCGTGACAGCTACCGCTAAAGAAGGAAAAATATACGAGGACATAACAAATCACTCGTGCGGACGGCTGATAGCCGCATACTTCAGCCCTGCGCTAAAATAGCGCCTGTTAAAAAATCCTTGACATCATAAATGCGGCGTATTAATATTAGTGTATGCTAAAATACTTAATCAAAAGAGGCGGTCGTGAAGGAATCGGCGGAATTATTTAAACTACTTTCGGTTGATAAGAGAATAGAAATCGTTGAGCTTTTGAAAAAGAAGCCTATGAGCGTTAACGCTTTGGCTGGGGCGCTGGGGATAACACAATCGGCAGTGTCACAGCATCTGCGCGTGCTTAAAAGCGCGGGGCTTGTAAAGGATGAAAGGCAGGGGTATTGGATATATTATTCTTTAATGCGCGATGCCCTTGAAAAGTGCAGACAGAGGCTTAATCGCATTTGCACATGCAGCTGTTTAGGCGGGCAGGTAAGCATGGAGAGAATAAACAAGAAGATTTCAAAAACAAAATAAGGGAAAATTTTTTACCCTTATTTATAAGTTCATGAGCAATAACTTAATCAGAAAGGAGGTGATTAACCATGGCAAAAGACATCAAAGAAAAGCCTGCTGAAAAGAAGCCCGAAGTGAAGAGTGAGACAAAGAGTTCCTGTGGTTGCGGTTGCATTCCGCCCATGAAGACGAAGTAGTAAATTTTTTGTGAGGACGGATTGAAAAAATCAATTCGCCCTCACTCTTTAAACCCAAACGGAGGACAAAATGAGAGAGATAATATTAGCGGTTTCTTATTGGCTGCATCTCATCGCAACAGTTATATGGATTGGAGGAATTGCTTTCATCCTCTTTATTGCAATACCTTCAGCAAAGCAAGTTTTAGGGGCAGACGCAGGCAAGCTGATGGGTGAAATCTCAAAAAGATTTACTCCCATAGCGAACTACAGCATCATTTTTATAGTTGTCACAGGGGCTGCATTAACAGGTTTTAACAAGCAGTTTTCCGGGATTGGAAATTTTGGAAACAGTTGGTCTTTGACTTTAATCATGAAGCATGTCTTGGTGTTTGTGATGGTTGCTGTCCATTTTTATAGAGGCTTGGTATTAGCTCCTAAAATTGCAAGAACAGAAACCGTCTCCCAAAAAACGTCATTGCAGAAATTGTCCTTGAATTTGGTCAAAGTGAATTTTTGCCTTGGGGTAATGGTTCTGCTGCTCAGCGGCATTATGTCTGTTCTCTTTAGGTATAACACTTAAATTTTAATGATTTTGCCGAATTATTAGCCAATTTTTCCGGGAAATTTTGCTTGAACAGCTGCTTATATTTTGCGAATTCGGTTTTGGACAGCGTGTTATAATATTTTATGCCTATTTATGAATATAAATGCACAAAATGCGAAGAGGATTTTGAAAGGCTTGTGTTTGGAAGCCAGAAGGTCACATGCCCGAAATGCAATTCCTCAGAGATAAAAAAGAAGATGTCCATATTCGGAATGAGCGGAGTTGAAAAGCCGTTCGCAGGCTCATCGTCGGCAAACTGTTCCTCCTGCACCAAAGCAACCTGCACCAGCTGCCATTAAGACTTTCTCTCCCTCACAACCACTGTCCCTGCAACAATATCTCCGAGACGCTGCCACTTGAGTGTGCCTGTCATTGATATTAATCCGACAAGGTAATAAAAGAAATTATCAGCGATACGCAAAATATTGCGCAGAAATCCTGAGAGAAGCCCGCATTTTGTGAAATCATCTTTCAGAACAATAATCCCACAGAGCTTTTTACCAAGAGTTTTTCCGTAAATGCCTTCAAGCAGCCAGTGATAAATAAGATTCCCGAGTATGAGATAGCCGAATGCCAGAAATCCGAGCATAAATAGCTTAAGGGGATGAAACTGAAAGTCTGAGCCAAAGAAATAGAGGCTAAAGAACACAGCAGGAGGAAGCATTATAATTATTGAGTCAAGGGTTTTTGCAAGGAAACGCCTGAAGAGGCTTGCAAACTCATACTGTCTTAAGTCCGTTTCCCATGTCCTGAGCTTAAACCTGTTAATGAACAGTGAAAGAAGATAAACGAATACAAAGAATATAAGATTTCCAAAAATTATCAGCAGGGCAATCTTCCATGCAAACCCTTTTTGCGAGAGGCCGCTTTTAAATTTTACAGGATTAACTGCTTTGTTGTTTTCGATTGCGTAAAGAGTTTCGGAAAAGAAACCGCGCACAAGGAGGAGAGGTTTTCCTTTAAATATTGCAGGAGTCCAGTCAACGAATAAACCGCTGATGCCGAGTTCCCCAGCTTCGTTCCACTTGCTGTTCTCGAATGTTGCCAATGAAATCACCGGCGCCTCAGCGCCCTCGCTGAAAAAATATATTCTTTTATCATCAGCTATTGCTTTTATCCTTCCATGATGTTCAGATGGTTCTGAGACATTCCATGCACTTCCGTCATAAGAGGCAAAATAACAAAGGTTTTTTGATGTCCAGAATAGATAAAGCCTGTCCTCAAACAAAACAAGATTTACCGAGCTTGTGCATATTTCTTTATCTTCTGCATACTTGGCAGGCAGAGGCAGAGGAGATACCGCATCCCCTTTTATCCGGTTTAATATCTTATTATCCTTCTTTCCACTTAACACCCAGATGCCTTCAGCATTTGCTGCTGCCTTCGGATTTTTTCCGACGGCGTCTGTTTTTGTCTCTGTCCACTGAGCGCCGTCAAAAGTCCTGAAAAAACCTTTACCGAAGAAATAGATTTTATTGCCGGATTGAGCATAGGAATAAAAAGGCTTTATTACCTGAATGGCAGAGATGTTATTGTTTTCAAGGATGCCGAGCATGAATTTTTCATCGGGCTGTTTCTTGCTCTCAAATGAGACGCCGCTCAAATCAACTTCTTTTGAAATTACATACAGTTTCTCATTGAGAGGGACAATCTCCCTTGAAAGCGAGGGGAAAGGCATCATGCCGAATAGCAGTCCCGGCTTGAGAAACATGAGGGCAAACATCAGCGCATATATAAAGGCAAAAAGCAGGATACCGATTGCAGCAACGCCGATTGCAAGTTTTACGTTTTTTTTCTTTTCCTTCTCAAGGTCAACCGGCATCTGAGAAGAGTTTATCATAAAAGAAAAGACATCGCTACGGCTTTTTTACTCAGGCTGGCGGAACGGGCTTGCCCTGAGAATGCGGCTTAGTTTCAAAGGGCTCCCTTCAAATATGAATAGTGCAGTGCCGCGCTCCTCTGCTGTCTGCCCTCCTACAACCCATTTCCCGTTCCATGCTATTTTCATGGATACAGATGTTTTCTCTATCTCAACCCATTTGGAAGAAAATGTAAGCTCTGCCTTATCAAAGCTCTTTATTGCGCCGAGAAGCTCTCTGTAGCCTTCTTTTGTTGTGTTCTTTTCAATAACTGCAAGGTCTTTTTTCAGGTAAGCTTCCTTGATTTCTTCTGCTAAGGCGATTGCCTCCTGAGCTATTTTTGATTCGTCGGTAACTTTTTTAACTTCTTTTTTCCCGCAGGATAAAAGTGGAAATACTGCAATTAATAATAAGATTAGCGCCTTTTTCATATTACCTCCGGGTGTTCTCACGGCCTTTTGAAACTAATTGATTTTTCTATTGCCTTTTTAATTCCGTTTCTTAATTCTTCATCATGTATCGGGGATACAGTTTTTTCTATGTAAGAACGGTCGTCCGCTGTGATTGGCTTGTGGAGGATTTCCTCCCCCTTTTTTTCTTTTTCCCATGGCGTGACCTTTCCCAGCCTGAGACGGACTGCTTTTACTCCAAAGCCCTGAAGTTTATCAGCCATTTTATCTTTAAAAAAACTGAGCTGCTGCATCCACATGGGTGAATCTACATTAATGAGCAGTTCTCCCTCTTTCAGCATTGCAGGAAACATGTGAAGAGAGACAGGATTTTCAAAAATATCCGGCCACCCTGTCTTTATGCGCCCCAGTTTTACGGCGTCTTCCAGCTTAAGATTCTTAATAAGGGGAGCAAGCAGAGAATCAGCCCTTTTCACTTTACGAGTCCACGGCTAAACAGCCTTCTTGACTTTACCTGAGCGCAGGCACCGCGTGCAGACATATTCTCTCTTTGTGCCGTGAGATGTTACTATCTTTGCCCTCTGCAGATTCGGAAGTATCTGCCGCTTCGTTCTATTGTTTGCATGGCTTACGTTATTGCCTATTGTCCTTGTCTTTCCACATACAAAACAGCTTGCCAACGTTTTTCCTCCTTTCAAGAGTCATTGCATGAAATTGCTTTAAAAAGGTTTTTTATGATAACATTTTAAGACCAATGTTACAAGCCTGTTATCAAGGGGGCTTAGTCCAGGGGGAAGAGGCAGATAAGCTAAATGTCCAAATTAAGAGTCCATGAACTTGCCAAAAAACTTGGCGTTGACAATAAAGAGATATTAAAAGCGCTTTCAGACCTTGGGGTTAAAGGCAAGACGCATTCCTCAACAATAGAGGTCGAATTTGCTGAAAAAATAGAAAAACTGCTGAAGAAAAAGACAGCGCCGGCAGTTAAACCTAAAAAGACAGTTGCAAAGCCGGAAAAAAAGAAACCTGCCGAAGAAAAAAAACCTGAGGAGAAAAAACCTAAACCGGCAAAGGCTGCGCGGCCTGTAAAGAAACCTGTTGAGCCGGCAGCAGAGCCAAAGGCCAAGCCTGTCGCAGAGGCTAAAAAACCTGTCCAGCCAATAGTCCAGCCGGAGAAGATAAAAGAACCTATAAAGCCGATAGAAGAAAAAAAACAGCCCAAGGAGATAAAACTCCCGGAGGAAAAACCACTGCCTGTTGAGGAAGCGCTGTCTGCAGAGACCGCTGTGCCTCTGCCCGAGGAAGAGGTTGTGCAAAAAGTTCCCGACAGATTCAAGAAAGAACTGGAAACTGAAAAAGAAGAAAAATTCAAGGCAAAACCGCAGATGCAGAGGGCCTTTCAGGCGATAAGAAAAATAGAGACGAAGAAATGGCATGACCCCAAACAGTTTAAAAGGACCGGTAAAGATAGATTCATCCAGAGAGAAGAACAAAAACCGCAGTTACAGCCTGGCATAGCGCGGAAAAAAACATTAAAACTGCGTGAAGGAATGACAGTAAAAGAATTTGCAGAACTCATAAGCATAAAAGTATCCGATGTCATGAAAAAATTTATGGAATTGGGACATATGACTACAATAAATGAGCCTGTGGACATAGACGCTGCCATGCTCATCGCAGAGAGCGTTGGGATAAAGCTTGAAGTAATGGCTGTAGAAGAGGAATTAATTGCAGAAGAGGAAGCAGAGGATTTATCCAGGCTTAGCCTTAGGCCGCCCGTAGTCACGATAATGGGGCATGTGGACCACGGCAAAACCTCTTTGCTTGATGCGATAAGAGAGACAAAGGTTACAGAAACAGAGGCAGGCGGAATAACACAGCATATCGGAGCATACAAAGTTAAGCTTAAAGGAAAAGATATAGTATTTATTGATACACCCGGACATGAGGCGTTCACTGCCTTACGGGCCAGGGGTGCAAAGGTTACGGACGTAGTTGTGCTTGTTGTCGGCGCGGATGACGGAGTAATGCCGCAGACCATTGAGGCGATAGACCACGCAAGGGCTGCAAACGTACCTATTCTCGTAGCGATAAATAAAATAGATAAACCGGAGGCAAATCTCCAGAAGGTTAGAACCGAACTTGCAGAGCGCGGAATACTCTCCGAAGAATGGGGAGGCCAGAACATATTTGTTGAGGTATCTGCCAAGAAGCGCATTGGCATTGAACATCTCCTTGAGATGATACTGCTTCAGGCAGAGGTAATGGAGCTCAGGGCAAACTCTGACAAATTGGCGAAGGGGACAATCATAGAGGCAAAACTTGATAGAGGAAGAGGCCCTGTTGCGACCGTGCTTGTTCAGGCAGGCACCCTTAAGATTGGAGATATTTTCCTTGCAGGCACAAGCGTGGGAAGAGTAAGGGCTTTGATAGATGACATAGGAAAACGCATTCAAACCGCAGGCCCTTCAACACCTGTTGAGGTCATAGGCTTTCCTGAGGTTCCTACAGCAGGAGCTGTATTTACTGCAGTGGAAGATGAAAAGCGTGCAAGGCAGATTGCGCTTACACGGCTGCAGAAGGAAAGACAGGCAGAAATGGCAAAGAGAAGAAAGCTTACACTGGATGATCTCTATGCGAAGATAAAAGAAGGAGAAGTTAAAGATCTTAATATGATAATAAAGGGGGATGTTCAGGGCTCTGTGGAAGCCACACGTGACGCCCTGGAGCGCATCACTCATCCGCAGGTTAAGGTTAAGGTCATACATACGGCAGTGGGCGGGATTAATGAATCAGATGTTATGCTGGCTGCGGCCTCAAATGCCATTATAATAGGGTTCAATGTAAGGCCTGAAATAAAGGCATCTCAGACAGCAGAGAAGGAAGGCGTTGACATAAGGCTTTACAATATCATCTATGAAGCCATAGAAGATGTGAAAAAAGCGCTTGAAGGACTGCTTGAGCCCACTCTCAAGGAAAAGATTCTCGGCAGGGCAGAGGTGAGGCAGACATTCCAAGTATCAAGAATCGGGACAATAGCAGGCTGTTATGTTATTGACGGCGCTGTCAGCCGTGCAAGCGACGGGGTCAGGATTATCAGAGACAATATCGTTGTTTATGAAGGCAAGCTCTCATCCTTAAAAAGATTCAAGGATGACGTCAGGGAAGTCCAGACAGGATATGAATGCGGCATCACAATAGAGAATTACAATGACATGAAGGTTGGAGACATCATTGAAAATTATGTCATTGAGAAGGTAGCAGGGAAACTGTAAAAACAAGTTAGAAGTTAAGAGTTGAGAATTAAAAATTAAGGAAAATTTTACAACTCTTGTCCGTATAACTTTCAACTTTTAACTTTTAATTTCTAACTTTAAGACTATGCTTCCATACAAACGCTCACAGAGAGTCAGCGATCTTATCAGAGAAGAAATCGCTGATATCATAATGAATAAAGTGAAAGACCCCAGGCTGGGTTTTGTCACAGTCACGGGAGCAAAGATAACAGAAGACCTGAAAATAGCGACAATTTATCTAAGTATCCTGAAGGAAGAGGAAAAAGAAACAACTCTGGAGATGCTTAATTCAGCAAAAGGTTTTATCCGCGCAGAGCTGGCAAAAAGGCTCAAGATGAAGTTTATCCCTTCGCTTATATTCAGAATAGACGAATCCCTTGAATACGGGGTCAGGATTGAAAAACTTCTGAGGGAGATAAAAAAGGAGGATTAAACCATAAAGATGTCTCGTCCTAATAAAATGATCCCTCCGAAAGAACTGCTCCATTTTTTAAAGAAAGAAAATAATTTTGTAATCGCAGCGCACATAAGCCCTGACGGCGATGCGCTTGGTTCTTCCATTGCGCTTTCAATGGCGCTTGAATCCCTCGGAAAAAAAACAATAGTCTATGACAAAGATACGGTGCCTGAATTTTATAAATTTCTTCCCGGTCATGAGAAATTCACAAGCTCACTCTCAACTTTTAACTCTCAACTTTTAACTCTGATTTTAATTGACTGCAATGATGCTGAGCGCGCAGGGATAGGAAAGCTGCAATTTACTTCCTCGGCAGTCATAGACCACCACGAAACAGCAAGGGACTTCGGCGATATAAA encodes the following:
- a CDS encoding Rne/Rng family ribonuclease, whose product is MVSEILINATHEEIRVALLEGGQVVEFYIERKRDASLVGNIYKGKVVKILPGMQSAFIDIGLERAAFLYVADIRADIEEYAPFLEEEEKGDSVEFISRKGRSDLAIEDLLQPGQEILVHASKDPIGSKGARVTSYITLPGRYLVLMPNVEHVGISRRIADEQERTRLKTIAETIKPKGYGLIIRTASERCSEEELKKDLDFLILLWENIQRKKEKVTAPSLLYSDLDLVFRSVRDLLTQDVERLVIDSAEEYERIKEFVRTYFSKLLDKIIFYEGQEPVFDAFGVELDISRALGRRVWLKSGGYIVTDQTEAMTVIDVNTGKFVGKDDLEDTILKTNLEAVKEIAYQIRLRNLGGIIIVDFIDMEKLENREKVFNAFVEAMKKDRAKNTILHISELGLIQMTRKRVRESLGRTLCEPCPYCEGKGFVKSPRTLCYEIFRDISKLAMHGSEKIIITAHPSVAELLSDEERLGIEDIENKYGIKVIIKESNVLHQEKYEINSL
- the larE gene encoding ATP-dependent sacrificial sulfur transferase LarE; the protein is MSNSKLEKLNNILKEMESAVLAYSGGVDSTLLLKAIQLSGIRALAVIAVSETMPENDLLFSKKMCEETGINQLIIKTEELNIENFAKNPHDRCFYCKDELFSKIREIAGDEGYRFVLDGSNLDDTADWRPGRKAALNHSVRSPLIEAGLDKKDIREISRRLNLPSWDRPSSPCLASRFPYGEQITAEALRQVAEAEGFLRSLGFKEFRVRHHSDIARIELREEDMAMALKPETRKAITEKLKSIGYKFVVIDIEGFRSGRMNEGIEKKQNEKPA
- a CDS encoding (Fe-S)-binding protein, yielding MKNLPDIKDLEKCVRCGSCKAYCPTYDEDNTEAMGARGRLALLRGLLLQELKPTPLLNEKIFSCILCEACSGLCPNGVDITENIYRGRNMLRQGDKRRKYLRLLAKFFTSNPDLSYKMLQMFQYVLFPYLMKKGIIPPNFKLPESSFKERTQVYKVQKRRGRVAIFTGCATNFLYPHLGLSLINILLKSGYEVIVPGGEVCCGMPLRALGLEEEARELAKRNMRIFGKLKAEAVLSLCPTCISVIKNQYPKIINGGISNAMDVSSFLLERLDFAQPSLFSQKYATVTYHDPCHLAYGLGVKDEPRGMLKKIGANIIEKKENGCCGSGGLFSLTNKDISGSLLKKQAESCLKTGAAAVVTACPACMMQLGRAITGMPVFHIIELIEEAYCDSDGV
- the fsa gene encoding fructose-6-phosphate aldolase encodes the protein MKFFIDTANVTEIKKAWEVGVVDGVTTNPSLISKEGRDPIELLKEICGIVDGPVSAEVVGLKAEEMVKEAESLAKIHKNIVVKIPMTEDGLRATKKLSGMGIKTNVTLVFSPSQALLAAKAGATYASPFVGRLDDISHYGMGLIQEIMTIYENYAFDTQVIVASIRNPLHVVEAAKMGAHVATIPYSVIAQLTKHPLTDIGIEKFLKDWEKVPKK
- a CDS encoding winged helix-turn-helix transcriptional regulator, which produces MKESAELFKLLSVDKRIEIVELLKKKPMSVNALAGALGITQSAVSQHLRVLKSAGLVKDERQGYWIYYSLMRDALEKCRQRLNRICTCSCLGGQVSMERINKKISKTK
- a CDS encoding DUF4149 domain-containing protein yields the protein MREIILAVSYWLHLIATVIWIGGIAFILFIAIPSAKQVLGADAGKLMGEISKRFTPIANYSIIFIVVTGAALTGFNKQFSGIGNFGNSWSLTLIMKHVLVFVMVAVHFYRGLVLAPKIARTETVSQKTSLQKLSLNLVKVNFCLGVMVLLLSGIMSVLFRYNT
- a CDS encoding zinc ribbon domain-containing protein; the encoded protein is MPIYEYKCTKCEEDFERLVFGSQKVTCPKCNSSEIKKKMSIFGMSGVEKPFAGSSSANCSSCTKATCTSCH
- a CDS encoding RDD family protein, whose product is MPVDLEKEKKKNVKLAIGVAAIGILLFAFIYALMFALMFLKPGLLFGMMPFPSLSREIVPLNEKLYVISKEVDLSGVSFESKKQPDEKFMLGILENNNISAIQVIKPFYSYAQSGNKIYFFGKGFFRTFDGAQWTETKTDAVGKNPKAAANAEGIWVLSGKKDNKILNRIKGDAVSPLPLPAKYAEDKEICTSSVNLVLFEDRLYLFWTSKNLCYFASYDGSAWNVSEPSEHHGRIKAIADDKRIYFFSEGAEAPVISLATFENSKWNEAGELGISGLFVDWTPAIFKGKPLLLVRGFFSETLYAIENNKAVNPVKFKSGLSQKGFAWKIALLIIFGNLIFFVFVYLLSLFINRFKLRTWETDLRQYEFASLFRRFLAKTLDSIIIMLPPAVFFSLYFFGSDFQFHPLKLFMLGFLAFGYLILGNLIYHWLLEGIYGKTLGKKLCGIIVLKDDFTKCGLLSGFLRNILRIADNFFYYLVGLISMTGTLKWQRLGDIVAGTVVVRERKS
- a CDS encoding DUF721 domain-containing protein, encoding MKRADSLLAPLIKNLKLEDAVKLGRIKTGWPDIFENPVSLHMFPAMLKEGELLINVDSPMWMQQLSFFKDKMADKLQGFGVKAVRLRLGKVTPWEKEKKGEEILHKPITADDRSYIEKTVSPIHDEELRNGIKKAIEKSISFKRP
- a CDS encoding 50S ribosomal protein L28, which gives rise to MASCFVCGKTRTIGNNVSHANNRTKRQILPNLQRAKIVTSHGTKREYVCTRCLRSGKVKKAV